The nucleotide sequence GTGTACGCCCCGCCCGGCACGCTCCACGCCTATCCCGCCGTGGTGGGGGCGCTCGCCGCGCGGTTCGACGGGACGCTGCACCAGGAGGTCGCCCAGGCGGTGAAGGACGCCGCCGACGACTTCGAGCGGGCCATGACCGACCCAGGGAACCTCACCTGGCACCGGTGGTACGCCTCGCTCCTGAGGACCTGCGGGGCCGACCTCACCGACCCCGAGGACGTACGGCGCAGGCTCGCCGCCCTCGACGGCGCCCCGCTGCCCGACGGCGTGCACCGGGCCGACCTGATGGGCCGTACGGCCCTCGCCGACGTCCTGCTCGCCGAGGCGCTCACGCGCGCGTACGTACGGGACGCCGAGGAACCGCCCCCCGCCGGGCCGCTGCTCACCGACCACGCCGTGGCCACCGGCATCGGACAGGTGGCCGCCGCGCTCCAGGACCGCTGGACGGCCGCCGGGCTCGCCGAACAGCTCGCCGGGCCGTACGCCCGCTTCGCCCCCGGGCCCGACGCCTTCCCCCATCTGGTCCTGGCCGACGCCCTGCTCGACGAGCACCTCGACCACTACGGCGACACCGCCGCCCCCGTGCCCCCGCCGCCCGCGATCGAGGCCGGGCCCCACGAGGCCGACGCGGACGCCCTGATCACGGCCGTCGAGGAGCTGTCCGAGGAGGAGTTCGAGCCGTACGGCGGCGAGGCCCCGCACCTGCTGTACGTGGCCTACCGGCGCGGCTGCTCGGCCGACTCGGTCGCCCGCAAGGCCGCCGAGTACGAGGACTGGTCCGTCGACCCGGCCCTTGAGGACCTGCCCGTGCCGGTACCCGCAGAGGCCTCCGGCCCGTACACGGTCCCGCCCGTCCCGGAGCTCGTGCGGCTCCTCGGCGGGACGGAGCTGACCGAGGCCGACCGCGCCCGGCTCGAAGGGCCGGCCCGGGACCTCGCCACCGTCCTCGACCGGCTCGCCGCGACCGGCCTGGTCTTCCGCGCCGGTGACGCCTTCGGGCTCACCCCGCGTGGCGCGGGCGTCGTGCGCTATCTGCTCCGGGTGCGCGAGGTCGCCGCGCCCGACGCGGCCGAGGTCAGGGCCTGGGCGGCGACTGATCTGGTGGCCGCCGCCGGAGGCTGGCCGGGCTGCGTCGCCGCGGGCGTGCTCGCCGACTGGCTCCACGCGCGCGGGGACACCGCCGAGGCCTGGTCCGAACTGCTCGCCGCGCTGGGTACGGTCCACGCCGGCACCGCCGACGCGGCCGCCGTCCGTGGGCTCTTCACCGTCCTCGACACCTCCACCGCCCCGCCCGACGCCCTCCGTGGCGCCCTCCGCGACCCGGTGATCGGCGCGTACGCCCATCAGGCGCTCCGCGCGCGGGGCGAGGCCTCCGACCTGATCCAGGTACGGATCTCGGCGCGCGCCCTGTTCGTCCTCGACGCGCTGCCCGCCAAGAAGGGGCCGCTGGAGTCCCGCCGGGGCGCCTTCGACGAGGCTGCGGCCGCCTGGCCGGGCGGTTCCGCCGCCCTGGTCCGGGCGATGGCCGCGGCCGACCGGCACGAGACGGAGCGGGTCCTCGGCCCGCTCGGCCTCGCCTCGGCGGGCTAGCCGTCACGCGCGCCCGCCGGTCGTCGGCGCGGTGGCCGTCACGTGCGCCTCTCGGTCGTCGGCGCGGTGGACGTCAGCGGCCGTACCCGCCTCAGCCCGCCGTGAGGTACATCCCCGACGGCCCCGCGCCCGCCGTGTTCCGGCAGCTCTGGTGACCCGTCGGGCGGGCGTGGACCAGGGCGAGGCAGCGGCCGAGGGCCTGCTGGCCGTAGGCGTTGGGGTGCATGGACTCCTGGACGAGGCCCTGGGTGCTCTGACTGTCGATCCAGCGCGCCCACTCGCTCGTCGTCCCCGACGCCGGCGCGGTCGACGTCACCTGACGGCTCGCCTTCGCGCACACCTCGCGGCCCTGGAGCGCGTCCCGCAGGTCCATGAACTGCACGCCCTTGGCCGTGGCGACCGCCTTCAGCCGGTCGGCGAGCTGCGGGACGAGGGAGTCGCGGGCCCAGTCGGAGTCGGCGTTCCAGAAGGGGCAGCCGCCGGTGTTCGTACGGGACCAGCCGCTCTCGCCGTACCGGTTGTCGGCGGCGCGGGGGATGGGGGAGGGGTACGACTGGAGGACGATCCGGTAGTCGGACGAGGCGTATCCGGCGCCGGTCATGACGGCCCGGATCTCGTCCACCGAGCGGCCGACGTCCGCCATGACGCCGTCGATCCGCGCGTCCACCTCGGCCTGCTGGTCGTCGTGGCAGTACGAGTACCAGACGATGTAGTCGGTCGCGCAGGTGGTGATGATGTCGGCGAAACCGAGGTCGTTGCCGCCGATGGAGAGCGCGATCAGCTCCACGTCGTGCGAGGCGGCGACCGCCGCCAGCTGGTCGGCCTGCGGGGCCTCGCCCTTGTAGGCCTGGCCGCCCCGGGAGGCCCGGAACACGTTCTTCGTCGTGGCGCCCGAACAGGCCAGGTTGACGAGCGAACTCGCGATCGGACCCGCGCTCCGCACCTCCGCGGTGTCTGAACGGTGGCAGCCGCCGGCGGTCCCGCCGTACACCCGGGACGGGTCGTAGGCGCTGCCCGTCCAGGCCCGGTCGGTGCCGTTGCGGCTCCCGGAGTTGGTGAGGCTGTTGCCGAACCAGCGGCCGGCCTCGCCGGAGATGTAGCTGTCGCCCATGGCGACGACGGCGGTGGGCCCGGCGCCGGGCGCGGCCGTGGCGGCCGGGGCGGCGAAGGAGGCGAGCCCGGCGGCGGTACACAGTGCCAGGAGTGCGCGCAGCGCACGGTGGGGGGTCGAAGGCATGGCTGTGCTCCTGCGGTACGCAGTGACGTGGGGGACAGCCGCCGGCCGGTGGCACGGCGGAATCTGTCACCTCCCG is from Streptomyces venezuelae ATCC 10712 and encodes:
- a CDS encoding GDSL-type esterase/lipase family protein — translated: MPSTPHRALRALLALCTAAGLASFAAPAATAAPGAGPTAVVAMGDSYISGEAGRWFGNSLTNSGSRNGTDRAWTGSAYDPSRVYGGTAGGCHRSDTAEVRSAGPIASSLVNLACSGATTKNVFRASRGGQAYKGEAPQADQLAAVAASHDVELIALSIGGNDLGFADIITTCATDYIVWYSYCHDDQQAEVDARIDGVMADVGRSVDEIRAVMTGAGYASSDYRIVLQSYPSPIPRAADNRYGESGWSRTNTGGCPFWNADSDWARDSLVPQLADRLKAVATAKGVQFMDLRDALQGREVCAKASRQVTSTAPASGTTSEWARWIDSQSTQGLVQESMHPNAYGQQALGRCLALVHARPTGHQSCRNTAGAGPSGMYLTAG